In the Eptesicus fuscus isolate TK198812 chromosome 22, DD_ASM_mEF_20220401, whole genome shotgun sequence genome, gatcaagcccgcaatcggggcatgtgccctgaccgagaatcgaacttgacctcctggctcataggccgatgctcaaccactgcgcaaCCCGGCCGGGCTCCCTCGCGTCTTAATGCACAAATATCTTACGCATAACTCAGTGAGCGGTCCTCAGTCGGCCAGTGCTGACCAGCCGCATGAAGGCCGGTCCCGGGAGCGGTGGCTTCCACTTAGGGGACCACTGACCCCACGCCTGGTGTCTGCTTCGGGTTGTGCAGGCCCCGCTACATAAGAGGTGGCCCCGCCGTGGGCAGCGCCTTGACAGGTGCGTGGCACGTGGCGTGGTGGACGCCCAGAATACGTAACCCTGGACAGAGACATGATCACAGGGTCAAGAATGTGGTTTTAGATCATTTTTCCTCGTGAGTTTACAATGACCCTATTTGAAGATATTTCAAACTTACGCAAGTGAGATGCACAGGAAATGGAATTTAGCACCAAAAACCCCAAACACCCACCAAATTTAGCTTTGGGTGAATTATAAACATTTCTTTGACTCACAAACACCCTGAGTGAGTGGTTCCATAGTGCAGTGGTTAGCTCGTCTGCTTTACACGCAGAAGTTTGATGACCAGTGACCTCAGggttcccttctcccccctcgAAGGCTAACTGGGGGTCCTTTTGTTTTGCGAATCGCCTTCGTGGCTCAGTGATCTTTGAACCAGGagggagatcacagttcgattcccggtcagggcacattcccaggttgtgggtttgatccccagtgtggggcatgcaggaggcagccgatccatgattttctcattattatgtttttctctctccctctctgaaatcaataaaaaaatatttttttaaaatagtaaagggCCAATATAGACATTGCTCCATGTtgatctttaatatatattttttattgatttcagagagttaggaagagagatagaaacatcaataatgagagaatcatggatcagctgcctcctgcacgccccctactggggatcgaccccacaAATCAGGCACGTAATCGAACCACTACCTTTCCAGTCCGCAGGCGGAGgagctatccactgagccaaactggctagggcaccacGCTGATCTTTCTACTCATGTTACTAGTAAGGTTTCAGGGATGCGAATGCAGTGCCCAGACTCCCCGGCCAAGTGCAGATGGCTCCTTCCCTCCGTCCTTCCCACACCCAGTGACGGGCAATGTGGGGATGTTAGGGCTGGTCCAGGGACACTGAGCTAATGTGGGAACACCTAACAGACAATACTGGCTCCAGAGCTCCCCACGTTTACCTGGCCGGTGACACTCTCCTCCCTTCAGATTTGGGGACCTGATAATCATTTTCCACTTCAAACTCCATCTCAGCACCTGCTCCCACAGAGCCCAATGTGCCTCATTACATCGCCGAGTTTTTGTGTGTGGAGGGGTCTGTTGTATGTTATTATTTTACTCAACATGCTTTCTGCAAAGACAAGCAACAAACAAATCTATGTATTGAATTACAGACCATTTCCTCTCAAGTCTTTCAGGTTGTAAACCACATGCTAACATTAATACTGTATTTCTATGGTGTCTCTTTAAAAAAGTAGGTTGCATTCCATAGTTAATTTATATTATCAAATGTATTATGTCAGATCAGgattaatgttgtttttatttgattctatatttattggtttcagagaggaagggaaagacagaagcatcaatgatgagagagaatcattgatcggctgcctcctgcataccccacactggggatggagcccacaacctgggcatgtgacctgatctggaatagaaccatgacctcctggttcataggtcaatgctctaccacagagccacactgaccgggctAAATACTTGTGCATAATTTACAAAACCACAAAGTTCCATACTTATGGTCCCATttcacccccacacccacctttTACTTCATAGCCTCATGGTGAAGCATAGTAATCCCTCtgttggaaaactgctgtttgaactactgttattcttagacagtctcttcttctgtaggtcaactcttgttatttttagactgtaaaatagctttgttttttgcttgaatagaaaagataaacttaattgtctgaccttgcaagctagccatctaactgaTACGCTGACATTGATGCCAGGTGCCTGTAGAtatgatactcaaggttacaggtgtttgttaggtatatgtactcaaggttacaaattgtctgtaaaaataacttacacaaggacctaaaaaagatgaaaaaaagagaatgcttcctcctttgggggttcagaatttgacagaggaaatctgctctgaacctgtgtgcaataaagatgactcctaactaattagCTCATTAAGCGTCTAGTCCAGCTCGCTGATTTGCATTATAATGGACTGTTCCCTGAAGGGCCACACAcatttcctcttaaggcctttgCATTTTCACTCTCTTTGGAGTCTTCTTCCCCTAACATATGCTGGGCTCATTCTTTTTCTCAATTTAGGTAGGACTCTGGTCATGTAGCTCCTTTACTTAAAGCGTTTACCTCCACTTATTCTCGATCTAAATAGCCGCTTTATGCCTGCTTGTctccgcccacccccccacccccggcttccCATGCATGCGATTCCTAAGGGTGCATTCCTTGTTGCAGCCTCACCTGCCTGGAATTCAGGACACGAGCACAGGTGTCCCAAAGAAACAGGGCCACGGATTTACCAACATGGGTCCCAGGAACTTCCGCCTATTTTAAATCATCAGATCAAATTGTCACTCCCATTGGAGCCAAACGCTAAAATGGAAACGTCTGCCGAGAGAATAGGACAAGGCACGCGCTCAGCTTTTTCCGAAAGTGTAAGTggctctgaaaagagcctttgTTGTCCAGGTTCCTAGCCTGCTTTCTCCTTACTTGGCCTTGTGGTGGCTCTCGGTCTTCTTGGGCAGCAGCACGGCCTGGATGTTGGGCAGCACGCCGCCCTGCGCGATGGTCACCTTGCCCAGCAGCTTGTTGAGCTCCTCGTCGTTGCGGATGGCCAGCTGCAGGTGGCGCGGGATGATGCGCGTCTTCTTGTTGTCGCGGGCCGCGTTGCCCGCCAGCTCCAGGATCTCGGCCGTCAGGTACTCCAGCACGGCCGCCAGGTACACGGGCGCGCCCGCCCCGACCCGCTCCGCGTAGTTGCCCTTGCGGAGCAGGCGGTGCACGCGGCCCACGGGGAACTGCAGCCCGGCCCGCGAGGAGCGAGACTTGGCCTTGGCGCGCGCCTTGCCGCCCTGCTTCCCGCGGCCGGACATTCTGACTATAAACTTCAGTGAAAGTGGCTGCAAAAGTGAAAGTGCTCGGGCGGCACTTTTTATAAACGTTTGTGG is a window encoding:
- the LOC103304027 gene encoding histone H2A type 1-like, with the translated sequence MSGRGKQGGKARAKAKSRSSRAGLQFPVGRVHRLLRKGNYAERVGAGAPVYLAAVLEYLTAEILELAGNAARDNKKTRIIPRHLQLAIRNDEELNKLLGKVTIAQGGVLPNIQAVLLPKKTESHHKAK